One Yoonia sp. BS5-3 genomic window carries:
- a CDS encoding DMT family transporter has protein sequence MRPYRSNPPLAIGLILTATAFIAGTMLMAKMLATDFLGPPLHTFQISHGRFLFAFLMIAAAAAMRRPALTRPDLRLHIGRTLFGWCGVTAMFAAVGFIPLSDATAISFLNPVFGMLLAIPLLGERVGPWRWLAAILALIGAMILLRPGPDSFQMAGLIALAAAGFLGMELIFIKKLANKEGAFQILLMNNGLGLGIATLAVIPFWVAPTGAQWAALAALGGLMAAAQTCFVNAMARADASFVTPFTYVTLIFAAFYDAMIFGVIPDRVSILGAATILLGAGLLAWRDNRKHT, from the coding sequence ATGCGCCCATATCGATCAAACCCACCCTTGGCCATCGGGCTGATCCTGACGGCAACCGCCTTTATCGCAGGCACAATGCTGATGGCAAAAATGCTGGCGACAGATTTTCTGGGGCCGCCCTTGCATACGTTCCAGATCAGCCATGGGCGCTTCCTGTTTGCTTTCCTGATGATCGCGGCAGCCGCGGCAATGCGGCGCCCAGCGCTGACGCGCCCTGACCTAAGGCTTCATATCGGGCGCACCCTGTTTGGCTGGTGCGGTGTGACGGCAATGTTCGCGGCGGTGGGTTTCATCCCGCTGTCGGATGCAACGGCAATCAGTTTTCTCAATCCGGTCTTCGGCATGCTCCTGGCGATCCCCCTCCTGGGCGAAAGGGTTGGCCCCTGGCGCTGGCTGGCGGCCATACTGGCATTGATCGGCGCGATGATCCTTCTTCGGCCCGGACCAGACAGTTTTCAAATGGCCGGACTGATTGCGCTCGCAGCTGCGGGTTTTCTGGGCATGGAACTCATCTTTATTAAGAAACTTGCGAACAAAGAGGGCGCATTTCAGATATTGTTGATGAACAATGGGTTGGGTTTGGGCATCGCAACACTGGCTGTCATTCCATTCTGGGTTGCGCCAACGGGGGCACAATGGGCGGCTCTGGCCGCCTTGGGCGGGCTGATGGCAGCCGCACAAACCTGCTTTGTGAACGCGATGGCGCGGGCCGATGCCAGCTTTGTGACACCATTTACCTATGTAACACTGATCTTTGCCGCATTTTATGATGCCATGATCTTTGGCGTCATCCCCGACCGGGTCAGCATCCTTGGGGCGGCCACAATTTTGCTGGGCGCAGGGCTTTTGGCCTGGCGAGACAACCGGAAACATACCTGA
- a CDS encoding DUF1826 domain-containing protein, whose translation MNGANTATYRTSAVTVVDQPEQLQAFLQADCPAAIWRRQARRDFQCWIDMLDPAQLPQGRMILPAQSVRKAGFELCEMAQTPPGPDRDRLIDDIAALSDIFAGLMQAGHLRVRLQAVNSNACRRFHIDAISARLVCTYRGPGTQYGFAQEGADPARVFSVPTGAPILLRGTQWPEQPAAGLRHRSPPIEGTGETRLVLVLDPVVDPAADT comes from the coding sequence ATGAACGGGGCAAATACTGCCACATATCGCACCAGCGCGGTGACGGTTGTTGATCAGCCGGAGCAACTCCAGGCCTTTCTCCAAGCTGATTGCCCGGCCGCCATTTGGCGCAGACAGGCGCGGCGGGATTTTCAGTGCTGGATCGACATGCTTGATCCAGCACAGCTGCCGCAAGGGCGAATGATCCTGCCCGCGCAGTCTGTCCGAAAAGCCGGGTTTGAGCTTTGCGAGATGGCACAAACGCCGCCCGGACCTGACCGGGACCGGCTGATCGATGACATCGCGGCCCTGTCAGACATTTTCGCAGGCCTCATGCAGGCAGGGCATCTGCGGGTTCGGCTACAGGCAGTGAACTCGAACGCGTGCCGGCGTTTCCATATTGATGCGATCAGCGCGCGGCTGGTGTGCACCTATCGGGGGCCAGGCACGCAATACGGGTTCGCACAGGAAGGGGCGGACCCGGCCCGGGTCTTCAGCGTCCCCACCGGCGCGCCAATCCTGCTGCGGGGGACACAATGGCCAGAGCAGCCGGCAGCCGGGCTCAGGCACCGCTCACCACCGATCGAAGGCACCGGTGAAACACGGCTGGTCCTGGTGCTGGATCCCGTCGTTGATCCAGCGGCCGATACCTGA
- a CDS encoding aspartate aminotransferase family protein, whose protein sequence is MIASVLPTYSRAPLTFTSGEGSWLLEADGRRFLDLGAGIAVNVLGHAHPALVSALTDQAAALWHVSNLYNIPAQQQLADALVDHSFADTVFFTNSGTEACELAVKMARKYWYEKGEDRTEIIAFDGSFHGRSSAGIAAAGSEKMTKGFGPLLPGFTHLPFADLEAVTAAASYKTAAILVEPIQGEGGIRPLPDDALKGLRDLCDRHGILLVLDEVQCGMGRTGKLFAHEWAGITPDIMMVAKGIGGGFPLGAVLATEEAASGMTAGTHGSTYGGNPLACSVGLKVMEIVAEEEFLADVSRKAGMFRQRLEALVAAHPDVFEAVRGAGLMLGLKCKVPNADIVQAGYAQGVLTVPAADNVVRILPALNISEEEIGAAVAKLDAAAAQMQGVDA, encoded by the coding sequence ATGATCGCATCTGTTCTGCCAACCTATTCACGCGCCCCCCTGACATTTACGTCGGGTGAAGGCTCTTGGTTGTTGGAAGCGGATGGCCGACGTTTTCTGGATTTGGGTGCGGGTATTGCTGTGAATGTGCTGGGCCATGCCCATCCTGCTTTGGTGTCCGCCCTGACCGATCAGGCCGCTGCGCTGTGGCACGTGTCGAACCTTTACAATATCCCTGCCCAACAGCAGCTGGCTGATGCGCTGGTCGATCACAGTTTTGCCGACACCGTCTTTTTTACCAATTCGGGCACCGAAGCTTGCGAGCTGGCCGTGAAAATGGCCCGCAAATATTGGTATGAGAAAGGCGAGGACCGGACTGAGATCATTGCCTTTGACGGCTCGTTCCATGGCCGTTCCAGTGCGGGGATTGCCGCTGCGGGCTCGGAAAAGATGACCAAAGGTTTTGGTCCATTATTGCCCGGCTTTACCCATTTGCCCTTTGCCGATCTGGAAGCCGTGACCGCCGCTGCAAGCTACAAGACTGCCGCAATTTTGGTTGAGCCGATCCAGGGCGAGGGCGGTATTCGTCCCTTGCCGGATGATGCGCTGAAGGGGCTGCGCGATCTGTGTGACCGGCATGGTATCTTGCTGGTTCTGGACGAGGTGCAATGCGGCATGGGCCGTACGGGCAAGCTGTTTGCCCATGAATGGGCCGGGATCACCCCTGACATTATGATGGTGGCCAAGGGCATTGGCGGCGGCTTTCCGCTAGGTGCGGTTCTGGCAACCGAAGAAGCGGCGTCAGGAATGACCGCGGGCACGCATGGGTCCACCTATGGGGGCAACCCGCTGGCCTGTTCGGTCGGACTGAAGGTCATGGAGATCGTCGCAGAAGAAGAATTTCTGGCCGATGTCAGCCGTAAAGCCGGGATGTTTCGCCAGCGTCTTGAGGCGCTGGTTGCCGCCCATCCCGATGTTTTTGAGGCGGTGCGCGGTGCAGGTTTGATGCTGGGGTTGAAATGCAAGGTTCCGAATGCCGATATCGTGCAGGCGGGCTATGCGCAGGGGGTGCTGACTGTACCAGCAGCAGATAATGTCGTGCGGATATTACCCGCATTGAACATTTCGGAGGAGGAAATCGGTGCTGCGGTCGCAAAGTTGGATGCGGCTGCAGCACAGATGCAAGGGGTTGATGCGTAA
- the rpsD gene encoding 30S ribosomal protein S4, whose amino-acid sequence MTKRTAAKYKIDRRMGENIWGRPKSPVNRREYGPGQHGQRRKGKLSDFGIQLRAKQKLKGYYGDLTEKQFRRIYAEAERVKGDTGENLIGLLERRLDAVVYRAKFVPTVFAARQFVNHGHVTVNGKKVNIPSYRVKEGDVIEVRQKSKQLEMVLVAAQLPERDVPDYMEVDHSKMAATFTRTPGLGDVPYPVTMEPNLVVEFYAKN is encoded by the coding sequence ATGACAAAGCGTACAGCTGCCAAGTATAAAATCGATCGCCGTATGGGCGAAAACATTTGGGGTCGCCCCAAATCCCCTGTGAACCGCCGTGAATATGGCCCCGGCCAGCATGGTCAGCGCCGTAAGGGTAAACTGTCTGACTTTGGTATTCAGTTGCGCGCCAAGCAGAAGCTGAAGGGCTATTACGGCGATCTGACCGAGAAACAGTTCCGCCGCATTTATGCAGAAGCCGAGCGTGTCAAAGGCGACACTGGTGAAAACCTGATCGGTCTGCTGGAACGCCGTCTGGACGCTGTTGTTTACCGCGCCAAATTTGTTCCAACCGTTTTTGCTGCCCGTCAGTTCGTCAACCACGGCCACGTCACCGTGAACGGCAAGAAGGTCAACATCCCTTCCTACCGTGTCAAAGAAGGCGATGTCATCGAGGTTCGCCAGAAGTCCAAGCAGTTGGAAATGGTTCTGGTTGCCGCTCAGCTGCCTGAGCGTGACGTGCCTGACTATATGGAAGTCGATCATTCCAAGATGGCCGCCACATTTACCCGTACCCCAGGTCTGGGCGATGTGCCTTACCCGGTGACGATGGAACCGAACCTGGTCGTCGAATTTTACGCGAAAAACTAA
- a CDS encoding prephenate/arogenate dehydrogenase family protein — MAQVYDRVALIGLGLIASSMAHAMRRDGLAGQIVGYAKSAETRQTAREIGLCDHVAESAAEAADGADLIVLCVPVGAMGAVAAEIAPVLKPGATVSDVGSVKRTVIEAVGPYIPDGVHFIPAHPLAGTEHSGPRAGFAELFDNRYTIIVPVQGSDTDAVARLSALWQGMGALVEEMDPEHHDLVLAVTSHTPHLIAYTMVGVADDLRRVTDSEVIKYSAAGFRDFTRIAASDPVMWRDVFLNNKEATLEILGRFTEELFALQRAIRQGDGDHLHDYFTRTRAIRRGIIEAGQDTDAPDFGRGKARKE, encoded by the coding sequence ATGGCGCAGGTATATGACCGTGTCGCGTTGATTGGCCTGGGGCTGATTGCGTCTTCGATGGCCCATGCCATGCGCCGTGATGGGTTGGCTGGCCAAATCGTGGGCTATGCCAAATCGGCCGAGACCCGGCAGACCGCCCGCGAGATTGGCCTTTGCGATCATGTTGCTGAAAGCGCCGCAGAGGCTGCGGATGGCGCTGATCTGATCGTGCTTTGTGTCCCTGTTGGCGCCATGGGCGCCGTTGCTGCTGAGATTGCCCCGGTTCTCAAACCCGGTGCGACCGTCAGCGATGTCGGGTCCGTCAAACGCACGGTGATTGAGGCGGTTGGCCCCTATATCCCTGACGGCGTGCATTTCATTCCCGCCCACCCGTTGGCCGGGACCGAGCATTCGGGCCCCCGGGCAGGCTTTGCCGAGCTGTTCGATAATCGTTACACGATTATCGTCCCTGTTCAGGGCAGCGATACGGATGCTGTGGCCCGCCTTTCTGCCCTGTGGCAGGGCATGGGCGCCTTGGTCGAAGAGATGGACCCCGAACACCATGATCTGGTGCTTGCCGTCACCAGCCATACCCCGCATTTGATTGCCTATACGATGGTTGGTGTCGCCGATGATCTGCGCCGTGTCACCGATAGCGAGGTCATCAAATATTCGGCGGCCGGTTTTCGGGATTTTACGCGGATTGCGGCCTCTGATCCGGTGATGTGGCGCGATGTATTTTTGAACAATAAAGAAGCCACGCTGGAAATTCTGGGCCGCTTTACAGAAGAGTTGTTCGCCCTGCAGCGTGCCATCCGGCAGGGGGATGGTGATCACTTGCATGACTACTTTACCCGCACCCGTGCCATCCGCCGCGGCATTATCGAGGCCGGGCAGGATACTGATGCGCCTGATTTTGGACGTGGCAAGGCGCGCAAAGAGTGA
- the hisC gene encoding histidinol-phosphate transaminase: MADSIQPQPGIMDIALYKGGASHLEGKHNVLKLSSNENPLGPSDAAKEAALRASHDLHRYPSTDHAALRSAISEIWHVDPARVFCGVGSGDVLKLLSEAYAGPGDEVVFTEHGFAMYPIYARACGATPVVVPENERVVDVDNILAACTPKTKLVFIANPANPTGTMIGSAEVKRLAMGLPPQAMLVLDGAYAEFVDGFDAGKALVEARDNVFMSRTFSKIYGLGGMRVGWGYGPQAVIDVLNRIRGPFNLSAPALAAAEAALRDTAHTEKCRVENAKWRDWLANALAELGVPSDTSTANFILARFADEAEADACDSHLRSEGIIVRKVAGYGLPHCLRITVGDESGCRRVAHAVAQFKGAL, encoded by the coding sequence ATGGCTGATAGTATCCAACCCCAACCCGGCATCATGGATATTGCCCTTTATAAAGGCGGCGCGTCCCATCTTGAGGGGAAGCATAATGTTCTGAAACTATCCTCGAACGAAAATCCGCTGGGCCCCAGCGATGCCGCCAAAGAGGCCGCATTGCGCGCCAGTCATGATCTGCATCGTTATCCTTCGACCGATCATGCCGCCTTGCGCAGCGCCATTTCCGAGATTTGGCATGTCGATCCTGCCCGCGTTTTTTGCGGTGTCGGTTCCGGTGACGTGCTGAAGCTTTTATCCGAGGCCTATGCGGGCCCCGGTGACGAGGTGGTCTTTACCGAACATGGTTTTGCCATGTACCCGATCTATGCCCGCGCTTGCGGTGCCACCCCTGTTGTTGTCCCCGAGAATGAGCGTGTCGTTGATGTTGATAACATTCTGGCAGCCTGCACCCCAAAGACAAAGCTGGTCTTTATTGCCAATCCGGCCAACCCGACCGGGACGATGATTGGCAGCGCTGAGGTCAAGCGCCTGGCGATGGGTCTGCCCCCGCAGGCGATGCTGGTTTTGGACGGTGCATATGCTGAATTTGTGGATGGCTTTGATGCCGGCAAGGCCCTGGTTGAGGCCCGGGATAATGTTTTCATGTCCCGCACTTTTTCCAAGATTTATGGCCTGGGCGGCATGCGTGTGGGCTGGGGCTATGGCCCGCAGGCGGTCATTGACGTGCTGAACCGCATTCGCGGCCCGTTTAACCTGTCGGCCCCAGCGCTTGCTGCGGCCGAGGCGGCTTTGCGCGATACGGCCCATACCGAAAAATGCCGCGTTGAGAATGCCAAATGGCGCGATTGGCTGGCCAATGCTTTGGCCGAACTGGGCGTTCCGTCCGATACATCTACGGCCAATTTCATCCTAGCCCGTTTCGCCGATGAGGCCGAGGCGGATGCCTGCGATTCCCATTTGCGCAGCGAAGGGATCATCGTGCGTAAGGTTGCGGGTTACGGTCTGCCCCATTGCTTGCGTATCACCGTCGGGGATGAAAGCGGTTGCCGCCGTGTCGCCCATGCTGTGGCGCAGTTTAAGGGCGCGCTTTGA
- a CDS encoding alpha/beta hydrolase, whose product MLRGLRRLVIGCAVVLAALFTVSEIWPQRAAGVLISGLNAFSGLQPGVVETSFGPVQYLEGGEGDTVVFLHGIFARKEHWIDMSRQVSDGYRVILLDLPGFGDNPQLEPAAYEYERQVQNVMQALDNMDVSTFHIAANSMGAQIAGQIATDDPSRVLSVAFIGSPVGVSSPIASDMELALANGEAPLVATTQAIYDERMAWLFPKEPFLPRPIARSWAAAELENGAYNAVIWEAVNGSNVPPLEDLAPDIAQPSLIVWCDQDRIFHISGADVLHQALPDSTMVTPAGCGHLPMLDQPVETGGALRRFLDQQS is encoded by the coding sequence ATGCTTCGAGGATTGCGTCGTCTTGTGATTGGTTGCGCTGTCGTGTTGGCCGCCCTTTTTACCGTATCCGAGATTTGGCCACAGCGCGCCGCGGGCGTTTTGATTTCTGGTTTGAACGCCTTTTCTGGCTTGCAGCCTGGTGTTGTCGAGACGTCTTTTGGACCTGTCCAATATCTGGAAGGGGGAGAAGGCGACACTGTTGTGTTTCTCCATGGTATTTTCGCCCGTAAGGAACATTGGATTGATATGTCCCGGCAGGTCTCGGACGGATATCGTGTGATCCTGCTGGATTTGCCGGGGTTTGGGGATAATCCCCAATTGGAGCCAGCTGCCTATGAATATGAACGGCAGGTTCAAAACGTCATGCAGGCGCTTGATAATATGGATGTTTCCACCTTCCATATTGCCGCAAACTCGATGGGTGCGCAGATCGCAGGACAGATTGCCACAGACGATCCTAGTCGTGTCTTGTCGGTTGCCTTTATTGGCAGTCCGGTTGGGGTCAGCTCGCCCATTGCCAGCGATATGGAGCTTGCATTGGCGAACGGAGAGGCGCCATTGGTGGCAACAACTCAGGCCATATATGATGAACGCATGGCATGGCTTTTCCCCAAAGAACCGTTCCTGCCACGCCCAATCGCCCGTAGCTGGGCCGCCGCCGAACTTGAAAATGGTGCCTATAACGCGGTCATTTGGGAGGCGGTCAACGGCAGCAATGTCCCACCATTAGAAGATTTAGCGCCGGATATCGCGCAGCCATCCTTGATCGTTTGGTGTGATCAGGACCGCATTTTTCATATCTCTGGCGCTGATGTTCTGCATCAGGCCTTGCCGGACAGTACCATGGTGACGCCAGCTGGATGTGGGCACTTACCAATGCTTGATCAGCCGGTCGAGACTGGAGGCGCGCTACGCCGTTTCCTTGATCAGCAAAGCTAG
- a CDS encoding GTP-binding protein, giving the protein MSDTRLPVTVLSGFLGAGKTTLLNRVLNNREGRRVAVIVNDMSEVNIDADLVRADTELSRTDETLVEMSNGCICCTLRDDLLDEVRRLAAEGRFDYLLIESTGISEPLPVAATFDFRDEYGESLSDVARLDTMVTVVDAVNLLQDYASHDFLKDRGETMGKEDERTLVHLLTDQIEFADVVVLNKVSDAGPERTDTARKIIRSLNADTKIIETDHSLVPADAILDTGLFDFAQAHEHPMWAKELYGFADHTPETEEYGVTSYVYRARQPFIPEKILEVLNGAMPGVIRAKGHFWIATRPGWVAEFSLAGTLSSVKPLGTWWASVPQERWPDNETARSYMAAHWQEPWGDRRQELVFIGAGIDWPALRSRLDACLVPAVVAADPESLPAYPDPFPSWRRAEDAA; this is encoded by the coding sequence ATGTCAGACACCCGCCTTCCCGTCACAGTCCTTTCCGGTTTTCTTGGCGCCGGAAAAACAACACTTTTGAACCGCGTTTTGAATAACCGCGAAGGGCGCCGCGTCGCCGTCATCGTCAATGATATGTCCGAGGTGAATATCGACGCGGACCTGGTGCGCGCCGATACCGAACTCAGCCGGACCGATGAAACACTGGTCGAAATGTCCAATGGCTGCATCTGCTGCACCTTGCGCGATGATCTGCTGGATGAGGTACGCCGCCTCGCTGCCGAAGGACGCTTTGACTATTTGCTTATTGAATCGACCGGCATTTCAGAACCGCTCCCGGTGGCGGCGACTTTTGATTTTCGCGATGAATATGGGGAAAGCCTGTCCGATGTCGCGCGGCTCGACACGATGGTGACGGTGGTCGATGCGGTGAACCTGCTACAGGATTATGCCAGCCATGACTTCCTCAAAGACCGGGGCGAAACCATGGGCAAGGAAGATGAACGCACGCTGGTGCACCTGCTGACCGACCAGATCGAATTTGCCGATGTGGTGGTCCTGAACAAGGTCAGCGATGCAGGGCCGGAACGGACCGATACGGCGCGCAAAATCATCCGCAGCCTGAATGCGGACACCAAGATCATCGAAACCGATCATTCCTTGGTCCCGGCAGATGCGATCCTGGATACAGGGCTCTTTGATTTTGCGCAGGCGCATGAGCACCCAATGTGGGCGAAAGAGCTTTATGGCTTTGCCGATCACACCCCCGAGACCGAAGAATACGGTGTGACATCCTATGTCTACAGGGCCAGACAACCTTTTATCCCCGAAAAGATCCTCGAGGTGCTCAATGGCGCCATGCCCGGGGTGATCCGCGCCAAAGGGCATTTTTGGATCGCGACACGCCCCGGCTGGGTGGCTGAGTTTTCGCTTGCCGGGACGCTGTCCAGCGTCAAACCGCTGGGCACATGGTGGGCCTCTGTTCCACAAGAACGCTGGCCAGACAATGAAACCGCCCGCAGCTATATGGCCGCACATTGGCAGGAACCTTGGGGCGATCGGCGGCAAGAGCTGGTCTTTATCGGGGCGGGTATCGATTGGCCCGCACTGCGCAGCCGGCTGGACGCATGCCTGGTGCCTGCGGTGGTTGCCGCAGACCCTGAAAGCCTGCCCGCCTACCCCGATCCGTTCCCATCCTGGCGACGGGCCGAGGATGCTGCATGA
- a CDS encoding extensin family protein, translating into MRWPAILACLWIGPLAAQDIRPEPRETAPAMRPIARSVDRPEQSISWPTRPWVRAERGLWAIPAEDFVLPQPQPPAPALRPIARGALAAAPLVRPSARPYERPDLAYGAHTRPLFRAEQNLFAFSPYALWQSPRPSLRPASIETAAEERRLALLRGQVCGDPAIQGSVVGAVPGPGACGIGLAVRVRSVAGVALSTPATIDCRTASALKTWVERGVIPAVGSEGGGVASLRVVAHYACRGRNNQPGARLSEHSFGRAIDIAGIGLRDGSEMTLLTDWSGAAHGAQLRQMWRAACGPFGTVLGPESNRFHLDHFHFDTARYRSGPYCR; encoded by the coding sequence ATGCGCTGGCCGGCCATTCTGGCCTGTCTATGGATCGGTCCGCTTGCCGCGCAGGACATTCGGCCAGAGCCGCGCGAGACCGCACCTGCCATGCGTCCTATAGCGCGCAGTGTTGACCGCCCTGAGCAAAGTATCAGCTGGCCGACGCGCCCCTGGGTCCGGGCAGAGAGGGGGCTGTGGGCTATACCGGCCGAAGATTTCGTATTGCCGCAACCACAACCACCCGCACCGGCGCTGCGACCGATTGCGCGTGGCGCGCTGGCCGCCGCCCCGTTGGTGCGCCCCAGCGCCCGCCCTTATGAGCGCCCTGATCTGGCCTATGGCGCGCATACACGGCCACTGTTTCGCGCAGAGCAGAACCTTTTTGCTTTCAGCCCCTATGCGCTTTGGCAATCGCCGCGCCCCAGTCTGCGCCCCGCATCGATTGAAACAGCCGCAGAAGAACGGCGGCTGGCTTTGTTGCGTGGCCAGGTTTGCGGTGATCCTGCCATTCAGGGATCCGTAGTGGGCGCGGTGCCAGGCCCGGGCGCCTGCGGTATCGGATTGGCGGTGCGGGTGCGCTCGGTCGCGGGTGTCGCGCTCAGCACCCCCGCCACGATTGATTGCCGGACCGCATCGGCCCTGAAAACATGGGTTGAGCGCGGTGTGATTCCGGCTGTCGGCAGCGAAGGCGGGGGCGTTGCATCACTGCGTGTTGTCGCCCATTACGCCTGCCGGGGCCGCAATAATCAGCCCGGTGCCAGATTGTCTGAACATTCCTTTGGCCGCGCTATTGATATTGCCGGGATCGGATTGCGCGATGGCAGCGAAATGACCCTGCTGACTGATTGGAGCGGCGCTGCGCATGGTGCGCAGCTGCGCCAGATGTGGCGCGCCGCCTGCGGGCCGTTTGGCACCGTGCTGGGGCCGGAATCAAACCGGTTTCATCTGGATCACTTCCATTTTGATACCGCGCGCTATCGCAGCGGCCCCTATTGTCGTTAA
- a CDS encoding aspartate-semialdehyde dehydrogenase, whose protein sequence is MNAHTPQPASVIAAPVIAIVGATGVVGQALRDSLARRHFAVSELRLLASARSAGQVLRFDGAPVTVQELTEDSFAGVDIAFFAAGATISRKFAPIAVAAGAKVIDNSSAFRMQEDIALVVPEANAHALPADAQIVANPNCIAAILTTALAPLHQRWSITRLALTTYQAASGGGAAMMDELRDGTRALLEGADFTPQVLPHSYAFNFFSHNADIDPETGYNGEELKVIAETRRIFDQPSLPISVTCIRVPVLRAHGIALSVRFADHVGADSIRSALDGAPGLRLVDDPASNHFPMPSEASGQEDVLVGRIRTDLGDPSGRTITMFVVGDQLLKGAAQNAVQIAETLQAAAKSRAA, encoded by the coding sequence ATGAATGCCCATACACCGCAACCCGCAAGCGTGATCGCCGCCCCTGTAATCGCCATCGTCGGCGCAACCGGCGTGGTCGGTCAGGCGCTGCGCGACAGTCTTGCGCGCAGACATTTCGCAGTGTCCGAGCTAAGGCTTCTGGCCTCTGCACGCTCAGCCGGACAAGTGCTACGCTTTGATGGCGCCCCGGTCACCGTACAAGAACTGACAGAGGATAGCTTTGCAGGGGTCGACATCGCCTTTTTCGCCGCAGGTGCCACGATTTCACGTAAATTCGCCCCCATCGCCGTCGCGGCCGGGGCCAAGGTGATCGACAATTCCTCAGCCTTTCGGATGCAAGAGGATATCGCGCTTGTGGTCCCCGAGGCGAACGCGCACGCCCTGCCCGCAGATGCCCAGATCGTGGCCAACCCCAATTGCATCGCCGCAATCCTAACCACCGCGTTGGCCCCGCTGCATCAGCGCTGGTCGATCACAAGACTGGCACTCACAACTTATCAGGCAGCATCGGGCGGCGGGGCGGCCATGATGGATGAGCTCCGGGACGGCACCCGCGCCCTGCTTGAGGGCGCAGATTTTACACCGCAGGTTTTGCCCCATTCTTATGCGTTCAATTTCTTCAGCCATAATGCCGATATCGACCCCGAAACCGGTTACAATGGTGAAGAGCTCAAGGTGATCGCCGAAACCCGGCGCATCTTTGATCAGCCAAGCCTGCCGATCAGCGTCACCTGCATTCGGGTGCCGGTGCTGCGGGCACATGGTATCGCGCTGTCGGTGCGATTTGCCGATCACGTCGGCGCCGATAGCATTCGCAGCGCGCTTGACGGTGCACCGGGCCTGCGGCTGGTCGACGATCCCGCAAGCAACCATTTCCCCATGCCAAGCGAGGCTTCGGGCCAAGAGGATGTTCTGGTCGGGCGCATCCGCACCGATCTGGGCGATCCGTCGGGGCGGACCATCACGATGTTTGTCGTGGGCGATCAGCTGCTGAAAGGGGCAGCGCAAAACGCGGTGCAAATCGCCGAAACCCTGCAGGCGGCGGCTAAATCTCGCGCAGCTTAG
- a CDS encoding TetR/AcrR family transcriptional regulator, with amino-acid sequence MPAPKREHLLQTAESLFSKEGFKGISVDRLINEAGVAKMTLYKGFDSKDALICETLRRRANRLEALVARVIQHAGADPQTRLLSCFDAMDIWATRDDFNGCYFINALGEFGEEDHEVADIVRSYKNSFLKQLQALCEDCHVPEPETTAQNILMLIDGATVTRMTLGDTASYQRAKTLAAGLLPQADQAQKS; translated from the coding sequence ATGCCAGCGCCCAAACGTGAACATCTTCTGCAAACCGCCGAATCCCTCTTTTCGAAAGAAGGGTTCAAAGGCATCTCAGTCGACCGTCTGATCAACGAAGCAGGCGTCGCGAAAATGACGCTCTATAAAGGGTTTGACAGCAAGGATGCGTTGATCTGCGAAACGCTCCGCAGACGCGCGAACCGGCTTGAGGCACTGGTCGCCCGCGTGATCCAGCATGCCGGTGCGGACCCCCAAACGCGGCTCCTCAGCTGCTTTGATGCCATGGATATCTGGGCGACACGCGATGATTTCAACGGGTGCTATTTTATCAATGCACTCGGCGAATTCGGCGAAGAAGACCATGAGGTTGCCGATATCGTCCGCAGCTACAAAAACAGCTTCCTCAAGCAGCTCCAAGCGCTCTGCGAAGACTGTCACGTCCCAGAGCCGGAAACCACAGCGCAAAACATCCTGATGCTGATCGATGGCGCAACAGTGACGCGCATGACACTGGGCGACACAGCAAGCTATCAACGGGCCAAGACATTGGCAGCAGGCCTTTTACCCCAGGCAGATCAGGCCCAAAAATCCTAA
- a CDS encoding GNAT family N-acetyltransferase, giving the protein MRNYNFRKLTREDLPLMARWVQSPHVRTWLPEADKQVALMKQDMDNPNIDMQVVSLSAHAFAYIHDHDATTFGMPQYADLPRGARVISTFVGDSSFMASGHSTGYIEARIRVLRLKFPLIAVAPNTTDTRTISIYNQAGFHKRRLASTRDGKLVQVMTHN; this is encoded by the coding sequence ATGCGTAACTATAACTTTCGCAAATTGACACGGGAGGACCTGCCATTGATGGCGCGCTGGGTGCAGTCGCCACATGTGCGCACGTGGTTGCCCGAGGCCGACAAGCAAGTTGCGCTGATGAAACAAGATATGGATAATCCCAATATTGATATGCAGGTCGTGAGCCTAAGCGCCCATGCCTTTGCGTATATCCACGATCATGATGCGACGACCTTTGGCATGCCGCAATATGCCGATCTGCCCAGGGGCGCCCGCGTGATTTCGACCTTTGTGGGCGATAGCAGCTTTATGGCCTCAGGCCATTCAACGGGCTATATTGAGGCCAGAATTCGCGTTCTGCGCCTGAAATTCCCGTTGATCGCCGTGGCCCCGAATACCACCGATACGCGCACCATTTCGATCTATAATCAGGCGGGCTTTCATAAACGACGATTGGCCTCGACCCGGGATGGCAAGCTCGTCCAAGTGATGACCCATAATTAG